A genome region from Verrucomicrobiota bacterium includes the following:
- a CDS encoding RtcB family protein — protein MNAKTLLHLGVPLGEPMRRATDFVSRFVLGGGDKTRIAEEVKAILSNPPAFTDDPLRGEFAKVLLAAPPPPRAEPVKYRQWGEGLEEEAVMQMEKACLLPVSVAGALMADAHVGYGLPIGGVLATDNAVIPYAVGVDIACRMKMTVLDIPVNDLDRKQNRLAGAIGAETRFGVGATFKQRREHDVMDADWSVSPITKGNQDRAWAQLGTSGSGNHFVEFGTFTAHERIHDLEPGTYVALLSHSGSRGTGAAVCDYYSKLAVKKHPELPKELQRLAWLSLDEAGGQEYWAAMELMGRYAAANHACIHKHIARNLGVPVLLDLENHHNFAWKERHVIGGVQRDVIVHRKGATPAGDGVLGIIPGSMASPGFVVRGRGNSESLNSASHGAGRVMSRTQAIKTFNWKDVNRFLKEKGITLISAGLDEVPMVYKNIREVMAAQHDLVKVVGQFDPRLVKMAPHGERPED, from the coding sequence ATGAACGCGAAAACCCTTCTTCACCTGGGCGTGCCGCTGGGAGAACCGATGCGGCGCGCAACCGATTTCGTCAGCCGCTTCGTCCTTGGCGGCGGAGACAAGACGCGAATCGCGGAGGAAGTGAAAGCGATCCTCTCCAATCCACCAGCCTTCACTGACGATCCGTTGCGGGGAGAATTTGCGAAAGTCTTGCTCGCCGCCCCGCCGCCGCCACGCGCGGAGCCAGTGAAATACCGGCAGTGGGGCGAAGGATTGGAGGAAGAAGCCGTCATGCAAATGGAGAAAGCCTGCTTGCTGCCGGTCTCGGTGGCCGGCGCACTCATGGCCGATGCGCACGTCGGTTACGGCCTGCCCATCGGCGGCGTGCTGGCGACGGACAACGCGGTGATTCCCTACGCCGTCGGGGTCGATATCGCTTGCCGCATGAAAATGACCGTGCTGGACATTCCCGTGAATGATCTGGACCGCAAGCAGAATCGTCTCGCCGGCGCCATCGGCGCCGAGACGCGCTTCGGCGTCGGAGCGACCTTCAAGCAACGCCGCGAGCACGATGTGATGGACGCGGATTGGTCGGTCAGTCCGATTACAAAAGGCAACCAGGACCGCGCCTGGGCGCAGCTCGGCACCAGCGGCAGCGGCAATCATTTTGTCGAGTTCGGAACGTTTACCGCGCACGAGAGGATTCATGACCTGGAGCCGGGCACGTACGTGGCGTTGCTCAGCCACAGCGGCAGCCGCGGCACCGGCGCGGCGGTGTGCGATTACTACAGCAAGCTGGCAGTGAAGAAACATCCGGAATTGCCCAAGGAACTACAGCGCCTGGCGTGGCTGTCGCTCGACGAGGCGGGAGGGCAGGAATACTGGGCGGCGATGGAATTGATGGGCCGTTACGCCGCGGCGAATCACGCGTGCATCCACAAACACATCGCGCGCAACCTTGGCGTGCCGGTGCTGCTGGATTTGGAGAACCACCACAACTTCGCGTGGAAGGAACGCCACGTGATCGGCGGCGTCCAACGCGACGTGATCGTCCACCGCAAAGGCGCGACGCCGGCGGGCGACGGCGTGCTGGGGATCATTCCCGGTTCGATGGCCTCGCCCGGCTTCGTCGTGCGCGGCCGGGGCAACTCGGAGTCGCTGAACTCCGCGTCGCACGGCGCGGGCCGTGTCATGAGCCGCACGCAAGCGATCAAGACTTTCAATTGGAAAGACGTGAACCGCTTTCTCAAAGAAAAAGGCATCACCCTGATTTCCGCGGGCCTCGACGAAGTGCCAATGGTCTATAAGAACATCCGCGAAGTCATGGCCGCGCAGCATGATCTGGTGAAGGTCGTCGGCCAGTTCGATCCGAGGCTGGTGAAGATGGCGCCGCACGGCGAGCGGCCCGAGGATTGA
- a CDS encoding class I SAM-dependent methyltransferase, giving the protein MTRFLPGAAAEFLQHYARDARQRWSPEDLGAQEAFVRGQTANADWLDWSTESAALQLLQASLVATADGLGGRHEAILVAGPIVELLDPEALFGRAAGSLRPGGRLVGIMPCLRDNSPESQLFAQLAASTFWPYYTAEELTEMLREAGFNPVPEISRFVTVTRFNQAVLKDELGFKGFSQVFQQLQSEGYDPMEIGWGELRFVACLRPI; this is encoded by the coding sequence ATGACACGATTCTTGCCCGGCGCCGCGGCAGAATTCCTCCAGCATTATGCCCGCGATGCGCGACAGCGTTGGTCCCCTGAAGATTTGGGCGCGCAAGAGGCATTCGTTCGGGGACAGACCGCGAATGCGGATTGGCTCGATTGGTCCACAGAGAGCGCGGCGCTGCAACTGCTCCAGGCCAGTCTGGTTGCGACAGCGGACGGACTGGGCGGACGGCACGAAGCCATTCTGGTCGCCGGACCCATTGTCGAGTTGCTCGATCCAGAGGCCTTGTTCGGACGCGCGGCCGGCAGCCTGCGGCCTGGCGGGCGGCTTGTGGGGATCATGCCCTGCTTGCGGGACAATTCGCCGGAAAGCCAGCTCTTCGCGCAACTCGCTGCCTCCACGTTTTGGCCATACTACACTGCGGAAGAATTGACCGAGATGCTGCGCGAAGCGGGCTTCAATCCTGTCCCGGAAATCAGCCGCTTCGTAACGGTCACCCGGTTTAACCAGGCGGTGCTGAAGGACGAGCTTGGATTCAAGGGATTCAGCCAGGTATTTCAACAACTCCAGTCCGAAGGCTACGATCCGATGGAGATCGGTTGGGGCGAGCTGCGGTTCGTGGCCTGCTTGAGGCCGATATGA
- the queD gene encoding 6-carboxytetrahydropterin synthase QueD → MKTELRKTFQFEAAHLLPHLPENHKCRRLHGHSFKVEIAVAGACDSRLGWLMDYAEIADAFKPLWEQLDHRYLNEVTGLENPTSENVAVWIWQRLKPQLPLLVEVVVAETCTARCVYRGA, encoded by the coding sequence ATGAAAACCGAACTGCGCAAGACGTTCCAATTTGAAGCGGCGCATCTGTTGCCGCATTTGCCCGAAAACCACAAGTGCCGGCGCCTGCACGGTCACAGCTTCAAAGTCGAAATCGCCGTCGCGGGCGCGTGCGATTCGCGCCTCGGCTGGCTGATGGATTACGCGGAGATTGCCGACGCCTTCAAGCCACTCTGGGAGCAACTGGACCACCGCTACCTCAACGAAGTTACCGGGCTTGAAAATCCGACGAGCGAGAACGTCGCGGTGTGGATCTGGCAACGGCTGAAACCGCAATTGCCTTTGCTGGTTGAGGTGGTCGTGGCGGAGACTTGCACCGCGCGGTGCGTTTACCGAGGAGCGTGA
- a CDS encoding type II secretion system protein, translating to MGIKLAAPPLPLFAPLKKKSCVIEIMNRLRAFSLIELLAVLAIVSLLASLLAPALRAAKSKVRDIGCLNNLKQWGIATSLYAADNLDALPPDGVPNPTERSTNSGWYIQLPRQLNVPPYHRMPWRTNPAIEPGRSVWICPANPRRSNGRNLFHYCLNEHVNGTGRGNRTVKLSSIKNPGAVPWLFDSKNLPAVGYWSFVHTNLHAQGAQFLFLDSHARWLQNSQYWNFVSNRGRTNNPALQWIPE from the coding sequence ATGGGAATCAAATTGGCGGCGCCTCCGTTACCTCTGTTTGCTCCTCTTAAGAAAAAATCGTGCGTCATCGAAATCATGAATCGCTTGCGTGCATTCAGTTTGATTGAATTGCTCGCCGTCCTCGCGATCGTCTCTCTGCTCGCGAGCTTGCTTGCGCCCGCCTTGCGGGCCGCGAAATCGAAAGTTCGGGATATCGGTTGCCTCAACAATTTGAAGCAGTGGGGAATCGCCACGTCGCTCTACGCCGCAGACAACTTGGACGCGTTGCCGCCAGATGGCGTCCCGAATCCCACGGAAAGATCGACCAACAGTGGCTGGTACATTCAATTGCCGCGGCAATTGAATGTGCCCCCCTATCATCGCATGCCCTGGAGAACCAATCCCGCCATTGAGCCGGGCCGATCCGTGTGGATTTGCCCGGCCAACCCGCGGCGGAGCAACGGCAGAAATCTGTTTCACTATTGTCTCAACGAGCACGTCAATGGCACCGGACGCGGCAACCGGACGGTCAAGCTCTCCTCCATCAAAAACCCCGGCGCAGTCCCGTGGTTGTTTGATTCGAAGAATCTGCCCGCGGTCGGCTACTGGTCCTTCGTCCACACGAATCTGCACGCGCAAGGGGCGCAATTCCTGTTTCTGGACAGTCACGCGCGCTGGCTGCAAAACAGCCAATACTGGAATTTCGTCTCCAACCGAGGCCGCACAAATAATCCGGCGCTGCAATGGATCCCAGAGTAG
- a CDS encoding MFS transporter, with product MTLPVQPCANSAASPSGLTVESQQRARVRTLWLCGVLHAFTHLYNVALLPLYLLIQADLQLASVDQATMLVTVMMIAYFGPSYPMGLLADRFSRKRILGIGLALNGLGFVGLAFCSSYAMALACVVLAGLGGSFYHPAATAMVARSFPTNTGKALGLVAVGASVGFFIGPIYTGWRAAVSGNWRTPILELGLLGIAAAVIFLRYAQEDGAARANREAGSFSIFRFGRLRRIREQPADLASLSPHPSPLPKERESGRSVWSNLTQLFAKRWHRFTLSPRERAGVRGNAMTNKEEGAWENNQAAVAAPAEKMFPNTTLWLFFIGASLAFSLRDFTGWSMGSLGSLFMQKAHGFDLNVTGLALSSIFLASIVSNPLFGGLSDRGRSRWLAFVLIVSAILVAVFPRVPKAAVIPALALYGFFFLAGYPIIEAALMESVHDSVRGRVFGAFITIGGTVGNLAHWAVGAWVKRFGAEASDPVAYYPLYTLLALLVVFSLAGLPCLRAIRKREIHPPSE from the coding sequence ATGACTTTGCCGGTTCAACCTTGCGCGAACTCCGCGGCTTCGCCGTCCGGGTTGACAGTCGAATCCCAACAGCGCGCGCGTGTGCGGACGCTCTGGCTTTGCGGCGTGCTGCACGCGTTCACGCATCTTTACAACGTGGCGTTGCTGCCGTTGTACTTATTGATCCAGGCCGATCTTCAACTGGCCAGCGTCGATCAAGCCACGATGCTCGTGACCGTGATGATGATCGCGTATTTCGGGCCGAGCTATCCGATGGGTTTGCTGGCGGATCGTTTTAGCCGCAAGAGAATCCTGGGAATCGGTCTGGCGCTCAATGGGCTTGGATTCGTCGGGCTGGCCTTTTGCAGCAGCTACGCGATGGCCCTGGCGTGTGTCGTCCTGGCGGGATTGGGCGGCAGCTTTTATCATCCGGCTGCGACCGCGATGGTCGCGCGATCGTTTCCGACGAACACGGGCAAAGCGCTGGGGCTCGTGGCGGTGGGCGCAAGCGTGGGCTTCTTCATCGGCCCGATCTATACCGGCTGGCGCGCGGCGGTTTCGGGAAACTGGAGGACTCCGATCCTGGAATTGGGTCTGCTCGGAATCGCGGCGGCTGTGATCTTTTTGCGGTATGCGCAGGAAGATGGCGCGGCGCGCGCGAATCGAGAAGCTGGATCCTTCTCGATTTTCAGGTTTGGGCGTCTTCGGCGCATCAGAGAACAACCGGCTGATTTGGCGTCCCTTTCCCCTCACCCTAGCCCTCTCCCCAAGGAAAGGGAGTCCGGCCGGAGCGTCTGGTCAAACTTGACGCAACTCTTCGCTAAGCGCTGGCATCGATTCACCCTCTCCCCCAGGGAGAGGGCCGGGGTGAGGGGGAACGCGATGACCAACAAGGAGGAGGGTGCTTGGGAAAACAACCAAGCCGCGGTCGCGGCTCCCGCCGAGAAAATGTTCCCGAACACGACGCTCTGGCTGTTTTTCATCGGGGCGAGCCTGGCGTTCAGTTTGCGCGATTTCACGGGGTGGAGCATGGGCAGCCTGGGGTCGCTGTTCATGCAGAAGGCGCACGGGTTTGACCTGAACGTCACGGGACTGGCCTTGAGCAGCATTTTTCTGGCAAGCATCGTGAGCAATCCGCTCTTCGGCGGCCTGAGCGACCGCGGGCGCAGTCGCTGGCTCGCTTTTGTCCTCATTGTTTCCGCGATCCTGGTCGCCGTTTTCCCGCGCGTGCCGAAAGCGGCGGTGATTCCGGCGCTGGCGTTGTACGGATTTTTCTTTTTGGCGGGCTATCCGATCATTGAGGCGGCGTTAATGGAATCCGTGCACGACTCGGTGCGCGGGCGCGTCTTTGGCGCCTTCATCACCATCGGCGGAACGGTGGGAAACCTGGCGCACTGGGCGGTGGGCGCCTGGGTGAAGCGTTTCGGAGCGGAAGCGTCCGACCCTGTGGCGTACTATCCACTCTACACGCTGCTGGCGTTGCTGGTGGTGTTTTCGCTTGCCGGTCTGCCTTGCCTCCGCGCCATCCGCAAACGGGAGATCCATCCCCCCTCGGAATGA